The Osmia lignaria lignaria isolate PbOS001 chromosome 14, iyOsmLign1, whole genome shotgun sequence genome has a window encoding:
- the LOC117610648 gene encoding uncharacterized protein LOC117610648 produces the protein MVYIDPINVFTLLSIAFNSVDKKVTPVNSAELELKDILYDIIMQRMEDPTFNIEQETYLDIEEEFANGEDPDVNFQWLQETEMDLTETDLTDEEEQDQQLEKCTLSEAPTSYEYRKNAVEYWKSGTSNSTTCHMYK, from the exons ATGGTTTATATTGATCCGATAAATGTGTTTACTTTATTATCCATAGCTTTTAATTCTGTGGATAAAAAAGTGACGCCTGTTAACAGTGCTGAGTTAGAGTTAAAAGACATTTTATATGACATAATCATGCAACGTATGGAAGATCCAACATTCAACATAGAACAAGAAACATATTTAGACATTGAAGAAGAGTTTGCAAACGGTGAAGATCCTGATGTAAATTTCCAGTGGCTGCAAGAAACGGAAATGGACCTAACGGAAACGGACCTTACTGATGAAGAGGAACAAGATCAACAACTAGAAAAATGTACGCTCTCCGAAGCACCAACCAGTTATGAATACAGAAAAAATGCTGTGGAATACTGGAAGAGTG GTACCAGTAATTCAACCACATGCCACATGTATAAGTGA